A portion of the Algisphaera agarilytica genome contains these proteins:
- a CDS encoding HlyD family efflux transporter periplasmic adaptor subunit: protein MSLNPPMTAAQRWGGSASGLVERLVRFSGPPEQFLTELLATQCRLGQATAGAVVRLGGEIAATPVPSDRPMPPSAKTSEIMAVYPPLPATGSPPSWLAHAIELVTQQSPLAPETQVHQLQAALSDPGRPMVHHLVLVPIKTPGGFSGVSAFLLDTDDPQIVQARCQRIELSISLLSLYEMRQVLEQRDADLRGLSTATRVLSASNDHRRFRAAAIALCNEIASRWRADRVSIGLLSGRYVKLRAMSQTEHISRKMALVGAIESAMEESLDQDIEVLHPVLPEATMVNRAAQELSSKHGPSAVCSLPMRRGGEVIGVVTLERPIDQPLTVEEASFLRMAVDLFTPRVLELSETDRWFGARLADSARRSLATVLGPKHTWAKVTAIALLAGVLALIFVPGTIRVEAPFTFQAVTQRSIPAPFEGYLETVEAEPNDVVAEGEALATLNTAELRAELSRLEAEQLGYEKEAKMAAREGSQVERQIAEARVANVEAQLEWLRWQIDHAVIRSPIAGTVVVGDLKQQLGSPVSKGDVLFEVAPLSALRAELWVPDGKIGDVPSEGAVGELAAAAHPGVKLRFEVERINPIAEVIDGSNVFRVRVKLLDTQPWAKPGIEGVAKIDSRQAPIGWVWTRDAINWVRLKLWI from the coding sequence ATGAGCCTGAACCCGCCGATGACCGCGGCCCAGCGATGGGGCGGCTCCGCCTCGGGGCTGGTCGAGCGTCTGGTCCGTTTCAGCGGACCGCCGGAGCAGTTTCTCACCGAGCTGCTGGCGACGCAGTGCCGGCTTGGGCAGGCGACCGCGGGAGCGGTGGTTCGGTTGGGGGGTGAGATTGCAGCGACGCCTGTCCCGTCGGATCGGCCGATGCCGCCTTCCGCCAAAACCTCAGAAATCATGGCGGTTTACCCGCCGCTCCCGGCCACGGGATCGCCGCCGTCCTGGCTGGCCCACGCCATCGAGTTGGTGACTCAGCAATCGCCCTTGGCGCCTGAAACCCAGGTGCATCAGCTGCAGGCGGCGCTGTCCGATCCCGGACGCCCGATGGTTCACCACCTCGTGCTGGTCCCCATCAAAACCCCCGGCGGATTCTCCGGCGTGTCGGCCTTTTTGCTGGACACCGACGACCCCCAGATCGTCCAGGCCCGTTGCCAACGGATCGAGTTGAGCATCAGCCTCTTGAGTCTCTACGAGATGCGGCAGGTCTTGGAGCAACGCGATGCCGACCTGCGGGGGCTGTCCACCGCGACCCGCGTGCTCTCGGCCAGCAACGACCATCGGCGCTTCCGCGCAGCGGCGATCGCGCTGTGTAACGAGATCGCCTCGCGGTGGCGGGCCGACCGGGTCAGCATCGGCCTGCTCTCGGGGCGTTACGTCAAGCTGCGCGCGATGAGCCAGACCGAACACATCAGCCGCAAGATGGCGTTGGTCGGCGCGATCGAGTCGGCCATGGAAGAGTCGCTCGACCAGGACATCGAGGTGCTGCACCCCGTGCTGCCCGAAGCCACCATGGTCAACCGCGCCGCCCAGGAACTCTCCAGCAAGCACGGCCCGTCGGCGGTGTGCAGCCTGCCCATGCGGCGCGGCGGCGAAGTGATCGGGGTGGTCACCCTCGAGCGTCCGATCGATCAGCCCCTGACCGTGGAAGAGGCCTCGTTCCTGCGGATGGCGGTAGACCTGTTCACCCCCCGTGTGCTGGAGCTGTCGGAGACCGACCGCTGGTTCGGCGCCCGGCTGGCCGACTCGGCCCGCCGTAGCTTGGCGACGGTGCTCGGACCGAAACACACCTGGGCGAAAGTCACCGCGATCGCATTGCTGGCCGGGGTTCTCGCGTTGATCTTCGTGCCCGGCACGATCCGCGTCGAAGCGCCCTTCACGTTCCAGGCGGTGACCCAACGCTCGATCCCCGCGCCGTTCGAGGGCTACCTCGAAACCGTAGAAGCCGAGCCGAACGACGTCGTCGCGGAGGGCGAGGCGTTGGCGACGCTGAACACCGCGGAGTTGCGTGCAGAACTCTCGCGTCTCGAAGCAGAGCAGCTCGGGTACGAAAAAGAAGCCAAGATGGCGGCCCGCGAAGGCAGCCAGGTCGAACGCCAGATCGCCGAGGCCCGGGTGGCGAATGTCGAGGCGCAACTCGAATGGCTGCGTTGGCAGATCGATCACGCGGTCATCCGCTCGCCGATCGCGGGCACGGTGGTGGTGGGCGACCTGAAGCAGCAGCTGGGTTCGCCGGTGAGCAAAGGCGATGTGTTGTTCGAGGTCGCGCCGCTGAGCGCCTTGCGGGCCGAGTTGTGGGTGCCGGACGGCAAGATCGGCGACGTGCCCTCGGAAGGCGCCGTCGGCGAACTCGCCGCCGCCGCCCACCCCGGCGTCAAGCTGCGGTTTGAGGTCGAACGCATCAACCCCATCGCCGAGGTCATCGACGGCAGCAACGTGTTCCGCGTCCGCGTGAAACTCCTCGACACCCAACCCTGGGCCAAGCCCGGCATCGAGGGCGTCGCCAAGATCGATTCCCGCCAAGCACCCATCGGCTGGGTCTGGACACGCGACGCGATCAACTGGGTCCGGTTGAAGTTGTGGATTTGA
- a CDS encoding esterase/lipase family protein yields MTKPPGLILATVLLASAFTIGGCAARQVNPSFPVTEAQAKTIIKDIESDGRPLDRPVVVLAGWADPGFVNSYWSKQLRKVGVPEDQVVGLEFVFEDDFEDCRDHVIESVQEVWLSDETGWTSEVDVVAFSMGGLVARYSASPSKAEGGAAKRRLKIRNLYTISTPHRGAVMAGVPTLDRRVIDMREGSAFLAHLDECLAEARYTLIPYTRLDDPIVGSERTAPAGLTPWWVDTPPLHRSHQEAYRDPRIRADILRRLRGEETLVAGEPAAFPE; encoded by the coding sequence ATGACCAAGCCCCCCGGATTGATCCTCGCCACGGTGTTGTTGGCCTCGGCCTTCACGATCGGGGGCTGCGCCGCTCGGCAGGTGAATCCGTCGTTCCCGGTCACCGAGGCCCAGGCGAAGACGATCATCAAAGACATCGAGAGCGATGGCCGTCCGCTCGATCGGCCGGTGGTGGTCCTCGCGGGTTGGGCGGACCCGGGGTTTGTGAATTCGTACTGGTCGAAGCAGCTGCGCAAGGTCGGCGTGCCCGAAGACCAGGTGGTGGGGCTGGAGTTTGTATTTGAAGACGACTTCGAGGACTGCCGGGACCACGTGATCGAATCGGTGCAGGAGGTCTGGCTCAGCGACGAAACGGGGTGGACGTCGGAGGTGGATGTCGTAGCGTTTTCGATGGGGGGGCTGGTGGCTCGGTACAGCGCCTCGCCAAGCAAGGCCGAGGGGGGCGCGGCGAAGCGTCGCTTGAAGATTCGCAATCTCTACACGATCAGCACACCGCACCGCGGAGCGGTCATGGCGGGGGTGCCGACGCTGGACCGCCGGGTGATCGACATGCGGGAGGGCTCGGCGTTTCTCGCGCATCTCGACGAATGCCTGGCCGAGGCCCGCTACACGCTGATTCCCTACACGCGGCTGGACGACCCCATCGTGGGCAGCGAGCGGACCGCTCCGGCAGGACTCACGCCTTGGTGGGTCGATACCCCGCCCCTGCACCGATCGCATCAGGAGGCCTACCGCGACCCGCGTATCCGGGCAGACATTTTGCGTCGTCTCCGGGGGGAAGAGACGCTGGTTGCCGGGGAGCCCGCGGCGTTTCCAGAATGA
- a CDS encoding lipase family alpha/beta hydrolase — protein sequence MSQPQPLFRAFLYLAAAFAGGAGIGCSNLSAVNPSFDLTYAEAKQELRAMREEPVELERPLVFVGPFMDPCVAEWVSVGQAKRYFTDDERIGGVSFVLWDSFDSCRAKTIRKVDKLFPPEDADSDETVEVDVIAFSMGGLVARYAALPPDPECGQTRRLKIRRLYTIASPHRGANWAPLGFWNSLARDMNADSDFLARLDAGLAEADYELVPYTRLGDWIVGPDKTSPEGQHPHWVSDRAFEMAHIQAAFDARVQADILTQLQGGEPLASLPATPLPER from the coding sequence ATGAGCCAACCCCAACCGCTGTTCCGGGCGTTCCTGTATCTGGCTGCGGCATTCGCAGGCGGCGCGGGTATCGGCTGCTCGAATCTCTCGGCGGTGAACCCGTCGTTTGATCTGACCTACGCCGAGGCGAAGCAGGAGCTGCGGGCGATGCGGGAAGAGCCGGTCGAGCTCGAAAGGCCGCTGGTGTTCGTCGGGCCGTTCATGGACCCGTGCGTCGCGGAGTGGGTCTCGGTCGGCCAGGCCAAGCGTTACTTCACCGACGACGAGCGCATCGGCGGGGTGTCGTTTGTGTTGTGGGACTCGTTCGACTCCTGCCGAGCGAAGACCATCCGGAAGGTGGACAAGCTTTTCCCGCCGGAAGACGCCGACTCGGACGAGACCGTCGAGGTCGATGTGATCGCGTTCTCGATGGGCGGGCTGGTCGCACGGTACGCAGCGCTGCCACCGGATCCGGAATGCGGGCAGACGCGTCGGCTGAAGATCCGCCGGCTGTACACGATCGCCTCGCCGCACCGCGGGGCGAATTGGGCACCGCTTGGGTTCTGGAACAGCTTGGCGCGAGACATGAACGCCGACTCGGATTTCCTGGCCCGGCTGGATGCGGGGCTCGCCGAGGCCGACTACGAGCTGGTGCCTTACACACGGCTGGGCGACTGGATCGTGGGGCCCGACAAGACTTCCCCGGAAGGGCAGCACCCGCACTGGGTGTCGGACCGGGCCTTCGAGATGGCCCACATCCAGGCCGCGTTTGATGCGCGGGTCCAGGCGGATATCCTCACCCAGTTGCAGGGCGGCGAGCCGCTGGCCAGCCTGCCCGCGACGCCCCTCCCCGAGCGTTGA
- the rpsD gene encoding 30S ribosomal protein S4, with amino-acid sequence MANYTGPKVKLSRRVGVPIADIPKHTTKRQLNPPGMHGFRGRRLRDYGIRLNEKQKLRFHYNVLEKQFRRYMAEAGRTQGNTGTVLLRLLEQRLDNVIRRLGWARTIWAARQIVSHGHVLVNGKKCNIASLQVKVGDTITLKEGIQKLVRENMESLPGHEVPEWLTFDPSTLEAKVAAVPTADQVPFDVNLNLIIEFYR; translated from the coding sequence ATGGCCAACTACACCGGTCCCAAAGTCAAGCTCTCCCGTCGCGTCGGCGTGCCCATCGCGGACATCCCGAAGCACACCACCAAGCGTCAGCTCAACCCCCCCGGCATGCACGGCTTCCGCGGCCGTCGCCTCCGCGACTACGGCATCCGCCTCAACGAGAAGCAGAAGCTCCGCTTCCACTACAACGTTCTCGAGAAGCAGTTCCGCCGCTACATGGCTGAGGCCGGCCGCACCCAAGGCAACACGGGTACCGTCCTGCTCCGCCTGCTCGAGCAACGCCTCGACAACGTCATCCGCCGCCTCGGCTGGGCCCGCACCATCTGGGCCGCCCGTCAGATCGTGTCCCACGGCCACGTCCTGGTCAACGGCAAGAAGTGCAACATCGCCTCCCTCCAAGTCAAGGTCGGCGACACCATCACCCTCAAGGAAGGCATCCAAAAGCTCGTCCGCGAGAACATGGAATCCCTGCCCGGCCACGAAGTGCCCGAGTGGCTGACCTTCGACCCCTCCACCCTCGAAGCCAAGGTCGCCGCGGTCCCCACCGCCGACCAAGTCCCCTTCGACGTGAACCTGAACCTGATTATCGAATTCTACCGCTAA
- a CDS encoding class I SAM-dependent methyltransferase has product MSQSHHEEQREGIEWNRLSWNERVQVHWESAMYRQHADALRDGGHDLAEHIVRGVGPVGGQSLVHLQCHMGMETLAWSRLGAKATGLDFSQPAIDKAVGLRDELGLDTTFVCGNVYDARELIEGQFDVVFVSIGSLCWLPDVNRWAEIVASLLRPGGRLFLNDVHPMMDMLEDKPDDPKGFGLHYPYLGGERIVTEQDGTYADDTVGFKHTRNAEWSHPLGETVTAVIDAGMRITRLEESSRCVWPALKVMQRVGDERWEFPEPWRGKLPVEYTLTAELT; this is encoded by the coding sequence ATGAGTCAATCCCATCACGAAGAACAACGCGAAGGCATCGAGTGGAACCGTTTGTCGTGGAACGAACGTGTTCAGGTCCACTGGGAATCGGCCATGTACCGTCAACACGCCGATGCCCTGCGTGACGGCGGGCACGATTTGGCGGAGCATATTGTGCGCGGCGTTGGGCCTGTCGGAGGTCAGTCGCTTGTGCACCTGCAGTGCCACATGGGCATGGAGACTCTGGCTTGGAGTCGGCTGGGCGCGAAGGCCACGGGATTGGATTTCTCGCAGCCGGCGATCGACAAGGCGGTCGGCTTGCGTGATGAACTCGGGTTGGACACGACGTTTGTCTGTGGCAATGTCTACGACGCCCGGGAGTTGATCGAAGGGCAATTCGATGTCGTGTTTGTTTCGATCGGCTCGCTGTGTTGGCTGCCGGACGTTAATCGCTGGGCGGAGATTGTCGCGTCGCTGCTGCGTCCCGGCGGGCGGTTGTTCCTGAATGACGTGCACCCGATGATGGACATGCTGGAGGACAAGCCCGATGACCCGAAGGGGTTTGGGCTGCATTACCCCTACCTCGGCGGCGAGCGGATTGTGACCGAACAGGACGGCACCTACGCCGACGATACTGTGGGCTTCAAACACACCCGGAACGCCGAGTGGAGCCATCCGCTTGGGGAAACCGTGACGGCGGTGATCGACGCGGGGATGCGCATCACACGGCTCGAAGAGTCCTCGCGTTGCGTATGGCCGGCGTTGAAGGTGATGCAGCGGGTCGGCGATGAACGCTGGGAGTTCCCCGAGCCTTGGCGCGGCAAGCTCCCGGTGGAGTACACACTGACCGCCGAGCTGACGTGA
- a CDS encoding DUF1963 domain-containing protein → MKRPLLRTIVKPLYLAWASAEMQQQPKPEWYTKQITKDTAQNLVLRLPEHYRTQIQRFKKTVAFAERHSFFQRVMLAERVKASPRVLENFIQHLTPGIGFQGKASVPSDEPTCGTTFLGGCPDLPPGQEWPENQDGPMRFLGQFNFADVSAYDLENVLPKQGLIQFFVGAGDLPSGFEMDDKSCFRVLFHEEVEGLIRNSAPSHGQLAESPPSGQSRPLSPYVRWMIPTEDILGQMSLGLFSKDDESEDDGDEEEPWTEEHVAAQWIDHMFSYPFTPVGLSQLLGCANGLYGTNDEYVRLLCAAMAEGDEELAEDIDEDHPEWGRLSIVAKKWRCLFEIGSDRELFGVSWGDGGTLAFFIQEDDLSARRFDRCWAHWSTS, encoded by the coding sequence GTGAAACGGCCATTACTGCGAACCATCGTGAAGCCGTTGTATCTGGCTTGGGCGTCTGCCGAGATGCAACAACAACCGAAGCCAGAGTGGTACACGAAGCAAATCACCAAAGACACCGCACAGAATTTGGTTCTTCGTCTTCCAGAACACTATCGCACTCAGATACAGAGATTTAAGAAAACTGTGGCGTTCGCAGAGCGCCACAGTTTTTTTCAGCGTGTAATGCTCGCAGAGAGGGTAAAGGCTAGCCCCAGGGTATTAGAGAACTTCATACAGCATCTTACGCCCGGAATTGGTTTTCAAGGTAAAGCCTCTGTGCCGTCCGACGAACCTACCTGTGGCACCACTTTTCTCGGGGGCTGCCCTGATCTGCCGCCGGGCCAGGAATGGCCGGAAAATCAGGATGGCCCCATGCGATTTCTCGGTCAGTTCAACTTTGCTGACGTGTCCGCGTATGACTTAGAAAACGTGTTGCCCAAGCAAGGCTTGATTCAGTTCTTTGTGGGGGCGGGTGATCTACCCTCGGGCTTTGAGATGGATGACAAAAGCTGCTTCCGAGTTCTGTTTCACGAAGAGGTAGAGGGGCTAATTCGTAATTCCGCACCTAGCCATGGACAACTCGCAGAATCCCCGCCGTCTGGCCAATCAAGGCCGCTTTCCCCATACGTCCGCTGGATGATCCCTACGGAGGATATTTTAGGGCAGATGAGCCTGGGGCTTTTTAGCAAGGATGACGAATCCGAAGACGATGGTGACGAAGAGGAACCGTGGACGGAGGAGCATGTCGCTGCACAGTGGATCGACCATATGTTCAGCTATCCGTTTACTCCGGTAGGACTATCTCAGCTTCTCGGCTGCGCCAACGGTCTTTACGGAACTAACGATGAGTACGTCCGCCTGTTGTGCGCAGCGATGGCTGAAGGAGACGAAGAACTCGCTGAAGACATAGACGAAGACCATCCCGAATGGGGCCGACTTTCAATAGTCGCAAAGAAATGGCGCTGCCTTTTTGAGATTGGGTCAGATCGCGAGTTGTTCGGTGTCAGCTGGGGCGATGGGGGAACGCTCGCATTTTTCATCCAAGAAGATGATCTGTCAGCCCGCCGTTTCGATCGTTGCTGGGCTCATTGGTCAACGTCATAG
- a CDS encoding sugar phosphate isomerase/epimerase family protein yields MPRPVTLFTGQWADLPFETICAKASEFGYDGLELACWGDHFDVVQAAKSDKYCKQRWEVLEAYGLTSYSISMHLVGQAVCDLIDERHKSILPEDVWGDGEPEGVRKRAAANMKLAAKACRRFLNNKPGRGKKKGAAGDDFPGVVNGFTGSSIWHAIYAFPPTDQAFWEKGFKDFAKRFTPILNEFEKQDINFALEVHPTEIAFDTASAARAIDAVKGHKRFGFNYDPSHLGYQGVDYVGFIRKFADRIYHVHMKDAWWGHGDGTVGVFGGHTTFTDPRRFWDFRSLGHGDIDFEEIIVALNDIGYRGPLSVEWEDGRMDREYGATEAAEFVRSVDFPSSDIVFDAQFDN; encoded by the coding sequence ATGCCCCGTCCCGTCACGTTGTTTACCGGCCAGTGGGCCGACCTGCCGTTTGAAACCATCTGTGCCAAAGCGTCCGAGTTCGGCTACGACGGGCTGGAGCTCGCCTGCTGGGGCGACCACTTCGACGTCGTCCAGGCCGCCAAGAGCGACAAGTACTGCAAGCAGCGCTGGGAAGTGCTCGAGGCCTACGGCCTGACGAGCTACTCCATCTCGATGCACCTGGTCGGCCAAGCCGTGTGCGACCTGATCGATGAACGTCACAAATCCATCCTCCCCGAAGACGTCTGGGGCGACGGAGAACCCGAAGGCGTCCGCAAGCGTGCCGCAGCGAACATGAAGCTGGCCGCCAAGGCCTGCCGGCGCTTCCTCAACAACAAGCCCGGCCGCGGCAAGAAGAAGGGCGCTGCAGGCGACGACTTCCCCGGTGTGGTCAACGGCTTCACCGGCTCGTCCATCTGGCACGCCATCTACGCCTTCCCGCCCACCGACCAGGCGTTCTGGGAGAAGGGCTTCAAGGACTTCGCCAAGCGGTTCACCCCGATCCTCAACGAGTTTGAGAAGCAGGACATCAACTTCGCCCTCGAAGTCCACCCCACCGAGATCGCCTTCGACACCGCCAGTGCCGCCCGCGCCATCGACGCGGTCAAGGGCCACAAGCGTTTCGGCTTCAACTACGACCCGTCGCACCTGGGCTACCAGGGCGTCGACTACGTCGGCTTCATCCGCAAGTTCGCCGACCGCATCTACCACGTACACATGAAGGACGCGTGGTGGGGCCACGGCGACGGCACCGTCGGCGTGTTCGGCGGCCACACCACCTTCACCGACCCCCGCCGGTTCTGGGACTTCCGCAGCCTCGGCCACGGCGACATCGACTTCGAAGAAATCATCGTCGCCCTCAACGACATCGGCTACCGAGGCCCCCTGTCGGTCGAGTGGGAAGACGGCCGGATGGACCGCGAGTACGGCGCCACCGAAGCCGCCGAGTTCGTCCGCAGCGTCGACTTCCCCAGCAGCGACATCGTGTTCGATGCGCAGTTTGATAACTGA
- a CDS encoding four helix bundle protein, whose product MALAEEFEDLVAWQKARELNRAVYAITRQGEFARDFALRDQIRRAAISVMSNIAEGFDRRSRAEFKQFLGIAKASCAEVRAQLYIALDAGYVDRDEFARFKHQAMEVSRVIGGLMSSLS is encoded by the coding sequence ATGGCGCTGGCTGAGGAGTTCGAGGATTTGGTGGCTTGGCAGAAGGCCAGGGAGTTGAATCGGGCGGTTTATGCGATCACGCGCCAGGGAGAATTTGCTCGAGACTTCGCCCTGCGGGATCAGATTCGGCGAGCTGCGATCTCGGTGATGTCAAATATCGCCGAGGGTTTTGATCGACGGAGCCGGGCCGAATTCAAACAGTTTCTGGGGATCGCCAAGGCCTCGTGTGCCGAGGTCCGGGCCCAGTTGTACATCGCCCTCGACGCCGGATATGTTGATCGGGATGAGTTCGCCCGATTCAAGCATCAAGCGATGGAAGTCTCTCGCGTCATCGGCGGACTCATGTCGTCACTGTCCTGA
- a CDS encoding MFS transporter has translation MSETVSTTTSAPGHHAPPTPLWRNFSFTLMWTSTAASGFGDRMIMLAALALLGGLAAEGDSTSTQAGTQFFFFMPYLFFSVLGGWVADRLPRKWLLMACDEARGLLLLLGVFLIGGASQVDPDREWQVYAMLFAIGIFASIFNPTRNAIVPQLVERQQMQPANAVVLVINVVFSMIGMVVGGRIISPDEASSVETGLLVGALFYLISGSFFAFMRPKSTRLLDSDEGNDNSRTAVSLIDAMKYVACHRKVIWLIVIDVMVWGAAATMYSGVIGLCKIHYSLTGDALMKEFTQVSAALGFGMLAGAVVIGLIRTRQQAPLVMGVALAIAGLNVLLVSVIPLKAVTYVGAFFVGVAGNVAIVSVISLLQSIAPNSVRGSVMGLAAMVTTVVSVIIYGMIWQLEDADTKIIYVLYGLGPLLIVAGLGYALYYLTHGPMPAAGGNFFRHLVRFFCLVWHRLEWDGRHHIPESGPVILAANHTTALDPFLMQAACPRQIRWLMLTSYRFKAVEFFWKIIDPIFIDHDESGERVNASKQVRQIVKHLKAGDCLGIFPEGNLQYDDRILKPFEDGVAVTARLSKAQIVPVWIEGTEVSKSMARHFLTPGRRRIAFGPPFTPDRAALPEEITAELRRRMIALASGPVEEAPAASDE, from the coding sequence ATGTCCGAGACCGTTTCCACAACCACCTCCGCCCCCGGACATCACGCGCCGCCCACGCCGCTGTGGCGGAACTTCAGCTTCACCCTGATGTGGACCAGCACAGCCGCCAGCGGCTTCGGCGACCGCATGATCATGCTCGCGGCACTCGCCCTGCTGGGAGGCCTCGCGGCAGAAGGCGACTCGACCAGCACGCAGGCGGGTACGCAATTCTTCTTCTTCATGCCGTACCTGTTCTTCAGCGTGCTCGGCGGCTGGGTGGCGGATCGTTTACCACGCAAGTGGCTGTTGATGGCTTGCGACGAAGCCCGCGGCCTGTTGCTGCTGCTCGGTGTTTTTCTCATTGGGGGGGCCAGCCAGGTTGATCCCGACCGCGAGTGGCAGGTCTACGCGATGCTGTTCGCGATCGGCATCTTTGCCTCGATCTTCAACCCGACCCGCAACGCCATCGTGCCCCAACTCGTCGAACGCCAGCAGATGCAGCCCGCCAACGCGGTCGTCTTGGTGATCAATGTGGTGTTCTCGATGATCGGCATGGTGGTTGGGGGGCGGATCATCTCCCCCGATGAAGCTTCGTCGGTCGAGACCGGGCTGCTGGTCGGCGCGCTGTTCTATCTCATCTCCGGCTCGTTTTTTGCTTTCATGCGACCCAAGTCGACGCGGCTACTCGACAGCGACGAAGGAAACGACAACTCACGCACGGCGGTATCGCTGATCGACGCGATGAAATACGTCGCCTGCCACCGCAAGGTGATCTGGTTGATTGTGATCGATGTGATGGTCTGGGGTGCCGCCGCAACCATGTACAGCGGCGTCATCGGGCTCTGCAAGATTCATTACAGCCTGACCGGCGATGCGCTCATGAAAGAGTTCACGCAGGTCAGCGCGGCACTGGGCTTCGGCATGCTGGCGGGGGCCGTGGTCATCGGCCTGATCCGCACCCGGCAACAGGCCCCGTTGGTCATGGGCGTCGCTCTGGCGATCGCGGGCTTGAATGTGCTGCTGGTCAGCGTGATCCCGCTGAAAGCGGTGACTTACGTGGGCGCGTTCTTTGTCGGCGTCGCGGGCAATGTCGCCATCGTGAGCGTGATTTCATTGCTGCAGAGCATCGCCCCCAACTCGGTGCGTGGCTCGGTGATGGGCTTAGCCGCGATGGTCACGACCGTCGTCAGCGTGATCATCTACGGCATGATCTGGCAACTGGAGGACGCCGACACCAAGATTATCTATGTGCTGTATGGCCTGGGCCCACTGCTCATCGTCGCGGGCCTTGGCTACGCCCTCTACTACCTGACCCACGGCCCGATGCCCGCAGCGGGCGGCAACTTCTTCCGCCACCTCGTGCGGTTCTTCTGCCTGGTGTGGCACCGCCTCGAATGGGACGGCCGACACCACATCCCCGAGTCCGGCCCGGTCATCCTCGCGGCCAACCACACCACCGCGCTCGACCCCTTCCTCATGCAAGCCGCCTGCCCCCGGCAGATCCGCTGGCTGATGCTCACGTCTTACCGTTTCAAAGCTGTCGAGTTTTTCTGGAAGATCATCGACCCGATCTTCATCGACCACGACGAGTCCGGCGAACGCGTCAACGCCTCCAAGCAAGTCCGCCAGATCGTCAAGCATCTCAAAGCCGGCGACTGCCTGGGCATCTTCCCCGAGGGCAACTTGCAGTACGACGACCGGATCCTCAAGCCGTTTGAAGACGGCGTCGCCGTGACCGCCCGGCTGAGCAAAGCCCAGATCGTCCCGGTCTGGATCGAGGGCACCGAGGTCAGCAAGAGCATGGCCCGCCACTTCCTCACGCCCGGCCGCCGCCGGATTGCTTTTGGCCCACCGTTTACGCCGGATCGCGCCGCCTTGCCAGAGGAGATCACGGCGGAACTGCGACGGCGGATGATTGCGTTGGCTTCGGGGCCTGTGGAAGAAGCGCCGGCGGCGAGTGATGAGTGA
- the tsaD gene encoding tRNA (adenosine(37)-N6)-threonylcarbamoyltransferase complex transferase subunit TsaD, translating into MTLILGLETSCDETAAAVVRDGREVLSNVVATQHDLHVRYAGVVPEIASRAHLERLMPVVQQAIDDAGITLADLDAIAVGNRPGLVGSLIVGVAAAKALAWSLDKPLIGIDHVRAHLHAATLTPTKPRAAEQSDKAPDPSTSEIRNPKSEIVFPALGLVVSGGHTSLYRMDSAADITVLGRTIDDAIGEAYDKAGVILNAGYPGGPAMDKLSQQGDRNAEDVPELPISMLKPGSLDFSFSGLKTALLYAVRGLPVGRGKDATFERDASDLSPQRKADLAAAFQHAAVTAVERKIKRAIKQLAAEGVRPQSLVLGGGVSANSALRERVQTMAKNHGLSIHLPELGYCVDNAAMIAGYAHELLERGETSPLDLPVVATSRV; encoded by the coding sequence GTGACGCTGATCCTCGGCCTCGAAACCAGCTGTGACGAAACCGCCGCCGCCGTGGTCCGAGACGGCCGCGAGGTGCTGTCCAATGTCGTAGCGACGCAGCACGACCTGCACGTGCGTTACGCCGGCGTTGTCCCCGAGATCGCCAGCCGTGCCCACCTCGAACGCCTGATGCCCGTGGTGCAGCAAGCGATCGACGACGCGGGTATCACGCTCGCCGACCTCGACGCCATCGCCGTGGGCAACCGCCCGGGCCTCGTCGGCTCGCTCATCGTGGGCGTCGCCGCCGCCAAAGCCCTCGCCTGGTCCCTCGACAAACCCCTCATCGGCATCGACCACGTCCGCGCCCACCTCCACGCCGCCACCCTCACCCCTACCAAGCCGAGGGCTGCGGAGCAAAGCGACAAAGCCCCGGATCCCTCCACATCCGAAATCCGAAATCCGAAATCCGAAATTGTTTTCCCCGCCCTGGGCCTGGTCGTCTCCGGCGGCCACACCAGCCTCTACCGCATGGACTCGGCCGCCGACATCACCGTCCTGGGCCGCACCATCGACGACGCCATCGGCGAGGCCTACGACAAGGCCGGCGTCATCCTCAACGCGGGCTACCCCGGCGGCCCGGCCATGGACAAGCTCTCCCAGCAAGGCGACCGCAACGCCGAGGATGTCCCCGAACTCCCCATCTCGATGCTCAAACCCGGCAGCCTCGACTTCTCGTTCTCGGGATTAAAAACCGCGCTGCTCTACGCCGTGCGCGGCTTGCCTGTTGGGCGGGGCAAGGACGCGACGTTTGAACGTGATGCTTCGGACCTCTCGCCGCAGCGCAAGGCCGACCTCGCCGCCGCGTTCCAACACGCCGCGGTCACCGCGGTCGAGCGAAAGATCAAACGCGCCATCAAGCAGCTCGCCGCTGAAGGTGTACGTCCCCAGTCGCTCGTCCTCGGCGGGGGGGTCAGCGCCAACTCTGCTCTGCGTGAGCGTGTCCAAACTATGGCCAAGAACCACGGCCTGTCGATCCACCTCCCCGAACTGGGCTACTGCGTCGACAACGCCGCGATGATCGCGGGTTACGCCCACGAACTGCTCGAGCGCGGCGAGACCTCGCCCCTGGACCTGCCCGTAGTCGCCACCAGCCGGGTGTGA